A window of Malania oleifera isolate guangnan ecotype guangnan chromosome 5, ASM2987363v1, whole genome shotgun sequence contains these coding sequences:
- the LOC131155867 gene encoding abscisate beta-glucosyltransferase-like, whose protein sequence is MAPKDDRKVEMVFFPQLVGGHFVPMIDTARIFASRGAKAIIVTTPHNADLYRNAIDRDRAAGHDISFRTLDLPAAEFGLPDGCENQLAISSLDMSTKLFLAVMKLEQPLENLLHDLRPDCLVSDFFHPWSLGVANRVGIPRICFEVSSCFSLCGEDSLRRYTPHAAVDSDTEPFLLPGLPDKIEHTKLTLPYWAKDPRSGFSLFLDTVVEAEEKSYGFLFNSFYGLEQAYIDHFSKDMRRKKAWFVGPVSLINKDVKDMTSRGNKVSIDEKSVLTWLDSQKPCSVLYVTFGSFPRLAPEQLFEIAHGLEAAGYPFVWVIGKMVKNPEEEGKEDVKWFPEGFEERMKSSNKGFIIKGWAPQLLILQHPAVGGGVCHGGWNSTLEMITNGLPVITWPLTSEQFLNEKFVTEVLRTGISVGNEEWVSWHKPRATVSREKVERAVRRLMGGEEGDEVEEMRMRAREYGKKGKRAVEEGGESYADVEALIEEIRSLRDKNCCNAIN, encoded by the coding sequence aTGGCTCCCAAAGATGACCGTAAAGTAGAGATGGTCTTCTTCCCACAGCTGGTAGGGGGACACTTCGTCCCGATGATTGACACTGCCAGAATCTTCGCCTCTCGCGGCGCCAAAGCCATCATTGTCACCACCCCCCACAACGCCGACCTCTACCGCAATGCCATCGACCGCGACAGGGCCGCCGGCCACGACATCAGCTTCCGCACCCTCGATCTCCCTGCCGCCGAGTTCGGCCTCCCCGACGGCTGCGAGAACCAGCTCGCCATCTCCTCCCTCGACATGTCCACCAAGCTCTTCCTCGCCGTCATGAAGCTCGAACAGCCCCTCGAGAACCTCCTCCACGACCTCCGCCCCGACTGCCTCGTCAGTGACTTCTTCCACCCGTGGAGCCTCGGCGTCGCCAACCGCGTAGGAATCCCTCGAATCTGCTTCGAGGTTTCCAGCTGCTTCTCCCTCTGTGGGGAGGACAGCCTGCGGCGTTACACGCCGCACGCCGCAGTGGACTCCGATACGGAGCCTTTCCTCTTGCCGGGCCTCCCGGACAAGATCGAACACACAAAGCTGACCTTGCCCTACTGGGCAAAGGATCCCCGTTCCGGGTTTTCTTTGTTCTTAGATACTGTGGTTGAGGCCGAGGAGAAGAGTTACGGGTTTTTGTTCAACAGCTTTTACGGGTTAGAGCAAGCTTACATAGATCACTTCTCGAAAGATATGAGAAGGAAGAAGGCTTGGTTTGTCGGGCCGGTTTCACTGATCAACAAAGATGTAAAGGACATGACTAGCAGGGGAAACAAAGTCTCCATTGATGAGAAAAGCGTGTTGACCTGGCTGGACTCTCAAAAACCCTGTTCTGTTTTATACGTCACGTTCGGGAGCTTTCCTAGGCTAGCTCCCGAGCAACTCTTCGAGATTGCTCACGGTCTCGAGGCTGCCGGTTACCCATTTGTTTGGGTAATCGGCAAAATGGTGAAGAATCCCgaagaagaagggaaagaagaTGTTAAGTGGTTTCCGGAAGGGTTCGAGGAGAGGATGAAGAGTTCGAACAAGGGGTTTATAATAAAGGGGTGGGCGCCGCAGCTGCTGATATTGCAGCACCCGGCGGTCGGAGGAGGGGTTTGCCACGGCGGGTGGAACTCAACCTTGGAGATGATCACGAACGGGCTGCCGGTGATCACTTGGCCGCTGACGTCGGAGCAGTTCTTGAACGAGAAGTTTGTGACGGAGGTGCTGAGGACGGGGATATCGGTGGGGAACGAGGAGTGGGTGTCGTGGCACAAGCCTAGGGCGACGGTGTCGAGGGAGAAGGTGGAGAGGGCGGTGAGGAGGTTGATGGGAGGGGAGGAAGGAGATGAAGTGGAGGAGATGAGGATGAGGGCGAGAGAGTATGGGAAGAAGGGGAAGAGAGCGGTTGAAGAGGGTGGGGAGTCTTATGCTGATGTTGAAGCTTTGATCGAGGAGATTAGGTCTCTAAGGGACAAAAATTGCTGCAATGCTATCAATTAA